The DNA segment TCAACTCTTCGCGGCTGGTAGTAATATTTGTGTTAAATTGCTCATGAGGTAAATTACCCAAAGTCGCCACAACAGCACGCTGAATTAATTGCAGGACTTCTCTTGAACCAGGTTTAGATAACTGGGTAACAGTTTGAGGACTCATTGATTGTACATATTCCCACAGCCCATTATTGTTAAATGCTTCATTAGCAAAATCATCTGGATTACGATGGGAATTTTCACTCATGGTCACTATCTCAAATGTTGCTCAACTATCCACTAATTTAGCAATTTAATTCTTATCTCCTCGTTCGCATAACCGAACTTTTAAAGACAGGTTATCCTCCTATATAAAAAGTGAATAATAAATGCTGAGTAAGATATTCTCTCCTAACGCCTGTTTACTCGCCTAATCTCTGGCTATAACGATATCGTTAGATTTAATTACAGCATAAGCTTCTGCACCCTCAGTTAGTTCTAGCTCCTCGGCTGACATTCTCGTGATAATCGAGGTTAGCTCAACTCGATGAACAATTTCTAATGTCACTTCGCTGTTAACAGAACCAACAACAACTTTTTTGATGACTCCTTTAAGAATATTACGGGAACTAACCTTAAAAGGTCTTTTGGTGCTAATAACTTCCAACTCAGATATTTCAGTCACCTCTGGTTCTATTTTGAGTGCCTGCTTGGTTGGTATTGATTTAGCCGTCGGCGCAGGCTGATTGAGTCCACGCACAAGTTCTCGCAAAATCTCAGTTTTGGTACGCTGAGACTGCTGACAAACCTCTTCGAGAATCTTGCGCTCCTCTTCTGATGTTTGAAAAGTGATCCATCCTTGTTCTTTTCTTGGCATAATGTTACCAATTAGGTTGGTACATATCGAAATTATCTAAGTACGATCCTACCAAGCCTCTATCCCTTGATGCAGAGTCTAGATAAACACGATTTTCTATGAAACGAAGAGACATCCTCGCCTTTGTTGTTACAGTACTTGCTGGCTGGGTTTTGGCAGTCGGTTTACCATTGTTTACACCTGCTCCAGTCGTAGCGCAATCAAACGTTAATTTGCTTGTGTCTGCGGCTGCAAGTTTGAAAGACGCACTGGAAGAAATTAAGCCCCTGTATCAACAGAGTAAACCAAATGTCAACATTAGCTATAATTTTGGTGCATCTGGCGCTTTGCAGCAGCAAATTGAAAACGGTGCGCCAGCCGATATTTTTATTTCAGCAGCTAAAAGACAAGTAGATACTTTAGAGCAGAAAAGACTCCTCGTCCCAGGTACAAGAGGTGTTTTAGCAAAAAACCGCCTGGTCTTAGTTGTGCCGAAGAATGCAACTGGTGTTACCAGTTTCTTTAGTTTAAGAAATGACCAAATTAAGCGAATTGCTATTGGTGAACCTAGAAGTGTGCCGGCTGGACAATATGCAGAACAAGTTTTGCAGCAGTTAAAGTTGTTGCCTAGTGTCAAGTCAAAATTAGTCTACGCTAATAATGTACGTCAAGTTTTAGCATCTGTAGAAAGTGGCAATGCTGATGCAGGTTTGGTTTACGCCACTGATGCCAAAATTTCTGACAAAGTGAAAGTTGTAGTTGCGGCTGATGAAAAATACCACTCTCCCATTATTTATCCCTTAGCTGTAGTGAAAAGTAGCAGAAATGTTAACGCGGCGAAGGATTTTACCCAATACTTAACTACTAGTAGCCAAGTGAAAGCTGTATTAAGAAAATACGGGTTTATTTTGCCTTAAGGGTCATTAGTCAGTTGTCAGTTGTTGAGAGAATTTGGCCTAATTGACAGTTGATGGTTGACATTTAACCGTCAACTGTTAACAAAACATACAATTAATTTTTCCGTACTAAAGTTAATCCGTCGCCGATGGGAATTAAACTCAAGGTGATGCGCTGGTCTTGTAATAGCTTGTGGTTGAAGGCGCGGATTTTTTGGGTGCGATTATCTTGAATTTCAGGATCGGCAACTTTACCAGACCAGAGAACATTATCGATCGCTATCACACCTCCTGAACGAATTAATTGCAGCGATCGCTCATAATAATTGTCATAGTTGCTCTTATCTGCGTCAATAAAGGCAAAATCAAAGGTTTCGGCTTCACCTGCTACTAGTAGCTTATCTAATGTTTCCAAGGCTGGAGCGAGATAGAGGTCAATTTTGTGGTCTACTCCGGCTTTTTGCCAATAACGTTGAGCGATCGCGGTAAACTCTTCATTAATATCGCAGGCTACCAGTTTTCCTTCCGCAGGTAGAGCTAGTGCCACAATCAAGGAACTGTAGCCTGTAAATACCCCCACTTCTAGAGTTTTTTTTGCCCCCAGCAATTGTACTAATAACGCCATAAATTGTCCCTGTTCTGGGGCAATTTGCATTCTTCCCATAGGTTGCAAGGCTGTTTCTTGTCGTAGTTGAGCGAGTATTTCCGGTTCCCGCAAAGAAACAGATAGTAAATAATCATATAAATTTGGGGTGATTCCCAGAGTGCGAGTCGTCATAAGATTAATTTGTAAATTTGCGATTAAATAGTAAATTTACGTAGCTAACGTAGAAGAGTCACTTTTCATTTACTTGAATATAAGATGAATATACTCAATAATAAAATATAGATATCTCTGGCAGGTACGCTTATGACTGAGCTTTATGGGGCAACCGATCCCAGAGACATTCCCTCATACTCCATTAGCGATGCTGCTCGTTATTTACGCATTCCAGCAGGCACTATTCGTTCTTGGACAGTTGGGCGACACTACCCAATCTCAAACGGTTCTAACTTCTTTAGACCCCTGATACAAATTTGTAATCTTAAACCACGACTACTTTCATTTACTAATTTAGTCGAAGTTCATGTTCTCAGGGCAATTCGCAAACATCACCAAATTGATTTAGGTAAGGTGCGAGATGCCCTTGATTTCATTGATGAGCAATTTCAAATCTCTCATCCCTTAGCGCGTGAGCGTTTCCTTACCGATGGAGTGGATCTGTTCATTGAGCGATATGGCTCTTTAATTAATGCTTCTAAAAGCGTGAAAACGGAATTGAAAGACGCTTTTAATGCTCATCTGGAACGAATTGAACCCGACGACACTGGATTGGCAATTAAACTGTATCCCTTTACTCGTTCTCATGAGGAAGACAACCCTCGTTTCGTTGTTGTAGATCCTCGAATCGCCTTTGGTCGCCTTGTTATTGTTGGTACGGGAATTTCTACCCGCGTGTTAGCAGAACGTTACCAAGCAGGTGAATCGATTGACGAACTTGCTTATGATTATGATTGCGATCGCCTGATGATCGAAGAAGCTATTCGGTGTGAACTACCTACTGCTGCATGACTCAGAGCCAATCCATTACCTTTTTTATTGATAGATGCTTAGGCAATAAGCGTATTGCATAAACACTCAAAGGCGCGGGGTTGACCATCGCAATCCATGATGAATACTTTGGTAAAGATGCTCAAGATGTGGAGTGGTTACCGGAAGTTGGGAAAAGGGGTTGGGTTGTTCTTACCAAAGATGGGAAGATCAGTAATAACCGTTTAGAACGAATAGCCGTTGCACGCGCTCAAATCAAGATGTTTACCTTCGCCTCTCAGAGTTTATCAGGTGAAGAGATGGCTGGCATCTTACTACAAGCAATTGTCCCTATGAAAAGATTCGTTAGTAAACATCCTGCTCCATTCATTGCCAAAATATATCGTGATGGACACCTTGATATGTGGAAGGATGCTCAAATGCTACTGGAAGAATTGCAAGAGTTCTGATAGCTGATGCTTCCAAGTTATAGGATTACTGCCCCTACTACAATATTTCTTAACGAAGTCTGAGAAAACAATTTCTTGGTCTTTTTTCTCTCTCTAGGGTGAGAAAATCTGAGTTTTGTTTCCACCTCAAGACCGATAAATATTAAGTATATAGTAGTTAATTTTAAGGCAGATGAATAGGATAAATCCTTCATCGAAAGAGAGTTGTGTACTTGTTTTCCGTGGTCAGATTAATTGTGTCAGGTGTGAGGAGAAATTATGTCAGTCACGTACATTGGCCAACAATTAGTACGTTTGGCTAACATCCGGGGTGAAAATGCGTAAGCTTGCTATTTGCAAGTGGGAGCAAAAGCACAATTAAACCTTGGGTTGATCTGTCGATCCAAGGTTTAATTGTGCGGATGAAAAACTAAGTTTTTTATCGAGAAATTGTTTATCTATTACCAGGAGAAATATATGGCAGAAAAGCAAACATTACAACCACCACAGCAACAGCAACCACCGGGTACAGAATCAAAAATGCAGCCAAAACCTCAAGCTGATGATGCTCAGTATCGAGGTAGCGGTAAATTAAAAGATAAAGTTGCCTTGATTACTGGTGGGGATAGTGGGATTGGTCGGGCTGTGGCGATCGCCTATGCTAAAGAAGGTGCAGATGTAGCCTTTGTTTACCTGAGTGAACACGACGATGCGGAAGAAACCAAAAATTTGGTAGAAGAACAAGGAAGACGTGCTGTATCTATTGCCGGCGATATAACTGATGAGGCTTTTTGTCAGCGTGCGATTCAACAAACAGTAGATGAGTTCGGTAAATTGGATATTCTCATCAATAATGCGGCTGAACAACATCCCCAAGAAAGCATTGAAGATATTACTAAAGAACAGTTAGAACGGACATTCCGCACGAATATTTTTTCAATGTTTTACTTGACCAAAGCAGCAATCAAACACCTGAAAAAAGGTAGCGCCATTATCAATACTACTTCAGTTACAGCTTATAAAGGTAGTCCACAGTTACTTGATTATTCTTCAACTAAAGGTGCAATTGTTGCCTTTACTCGTTCCTTATCACAAAACTTAATTAGTAAAGGTATCCGGGTTAATGCTGTGGCACCTGGGCCAATTTGGACACCTTTAATTCCCTCAACATTTCCCGCAGAAAAAGTAGAAACCTTTGGTAAACAAGTACCCATGCAACGAGCCGGACAACCAGAAGAAGTTGCACCTAGTTATGTGTTTCTAGCTTCTGATGACTCATCTTATATGTCTGGTCAAGTTTTACATCCCAATGGTGGGGAAGTAGTTAATGGCTAAATAACAATTCAAAATTCAAAATCCAAAACAGTTAGAGATGGGGATTTAAACCCCATCTCAACTGATACTACTTGTAGACATAGGGGTCTTAAACCCTTGAATTGACGATAATGGGGGGAGTTCAGAATAGATGATATCTGATTTATTCTGAATTTTCTTTGATGTCTGCCAACGGAGAGATGATTGCGTCCTCAGCAGTTGCTATATCTAGTAAGGAACATTTAAAGAAAAAAGATAGCTTATGTCATCCCTAAAACCATTGCAAGGCACAGAATTAGTAGATTGTGCTAGAGCAAATGCCAAGCAGGGAATTGAAACTGCTGCTTACCAATGTGGCTATGGTGATGATTTGAATAGATTTGCAGGAGAACTGAGAAAAGCGTGTGAGGAAATGAATTTGCAAGTTAAAGAATTGAATGAATTGATTACCGACCAAGATATGATTCTTAACTTGGGAACTGGGGAAATTATTGCACCTGATACAGCGTCGGAATTGTAAATATCAATAATTCACAATCTTAAAATTACTCTTGCCAAATTGAAGTAAATTAGAACTCCAAGTACGTCAACGGCTGTAGTAATAAAAGGTGCTGACATTAAAGCTGGGTCTAAACGTAGGTAGCGAAACAAAAATGGCAGTGCTGAACCAGATATAGAAGCCAGAACAGAGATAGCGATTAAACTAGCACCAACAGCGATCGCCACTTCTATCCTACCTTGGAGAAAGTAAGCCCATATAGTGGCGATACTACCTAACATACCTCCTAACAATGCACCGGCGATCGCTTCTCGTCCAATTACCTGCAATGGGCCGAGTGAGCGAATTTCGTCTGTATTCATCCCGCGAATCACGACTGTGGAAGACTGAGCGCCTACGTTACCACCAGTACCAGTCAACAAGGGGATAAAAGCAGTAAGGGTGACTACTTTTGTCAAGATATCTTCTTGGGACTTAATAATTGTGCCGGTGACGGTATTGGTGATTAAGAGAACAAATAACCATAAAACCCGCTTGCGAGCTACTTCCCATAAATCCATTTGAAAGTAATTGTCGCCACTGGACTGCACACCACCACCTAAAGCGTAGATATCTTTGGTGGTTTCCTCTTCCAGAATATCAATCACGTCATCAACAGTGACAATCCCCACTAAAAGCTGTTGTCTATCTACCACCGGCACAGCCAGGAAATCATACCTTTGAATTAATCTGGCTACTTCTTCCTGGTGAGTATCTGTATTGACAAAAATCACGTCACGGGTCATCACCTCACCAATCGTCTGTTCTGGCTGGGATGTCACCAACTCACGCAGTGAGACAATGCCGGTTAAGCGTCTGGCTTGATCTGTGACATAAAGATAGTAGATCATCTCACTAGCATTAGCGAGGCTGCGAATCCGTTCTAAAGCTTGCCCTATGGTCATATTTTCTTTCAGGGCAATAAACTCTAGAGTCATGATGCGCCCGGCTGTATCAGCTTCATAACCCAACATTAGGGCTGTGGCTTGGCGTTCTGTCGGGCTGAGTTGTTCTAGCAGGTGATTGACAACTTTGGCAGGCAATTCATCAAATAATCTAGCTCGGTCATCCGAAGACATTTGATCAACGATATCGCGGACTTCCTGGCTTTTCAGTTCTTCAATTAATCTTTCTTGAACACTGTAATCAAGATATTCATAAACTTCAATGGCTTCATCTTTAGAAAGCAAGCGAAAAGCTAAAGCGTGCATTGTTTCGGGCAAACCTTCAATCGCTTCGGCTATGTCCGCAGGCTGTACAGGTACAAGAATGGCTTTTGCTCCCTGTAAATCTCCTGCTTCCAATAGCATTCGCATCTGTGTCCGCACTAAGTCACGCAATTCCCTACGTGACACATCCTGAAGGGTAGAGTTTAAATTGTTCGTCTCTGTCACTTTCCACTTTCCTCGACCAGTCTGAACAAGGTTGCTGCCCCTAGTCTAAGGGATAGCGGAAGGTGTAAGGTTAAACTTACCGTGATTTTTTCTGCTTTGATGTGTTGTCAGTTGTCAGTTGACAGTTGTCAGTTTTTTCTTAAGAAAATTTGGTTAAAAATCCCAATAGTTTTTTTGTTCTTGGTGTGAGAAGGGTGCGGCGATAGGTATCTGCGGCTTTTTTGATGGCTTCGGCTTGGGTGGGGTAGGGATGAATCACGTTACTGAGTTTGTTTAAACCGATTTTATTGACTATCGCTGTTGTGACTTCCGAAATCATCTCGCCGGCGTGACTTGCCACAATGGTTGCACCGACAATTTCATCTGAGCCTTTTTTGTGGTGAATTTTCAGAAAACCATCTTCTTGTCCGTCGGCGATCGCTCGGTCTACACTACTAAAAGGGATTTTAATTGTCTCTACGTCTTGACTTTCGTACAGTCCCACATGGGCAACTTCTGGGTCAGTATAAGTCACCCAAGGCATGACTAAGCTACTTAGTCTCGACCTGCCTAAACCAAAGGGAGAAAACAGGGTATTTTTAATCACAATGCGCGCGGCTGCATCGGCGGCGTGGGTAAATTTCCAGTCCATGCAGATATCGCCAGCAGCATAAATCTTGGGGTTGGTGGTTTGTAGGTAATCATTCACTTCCACACCCCGACGCTTGTCGTATTTTACCCCGACAGCTTCTAAATTCAACCCTTCCACATTAGGCGATCGCCCTGCACCCACTAATATTTCATCTACCGTCACCGAATCACGATGACCGTTGGTAGAAAAATACAACCGTTTACCCTCGGTTACCGTCACTACTTCTTCTACCTTGGCATTTAAAACTAAGCGAATCCCTTCTTTAATTAAAGTCTGTTGGACAATTTGCGCCGCGTCGTTATCTTCTTTGTTGAGGACATGGGAACCGCTATGAATCAGCACCACCTCACTCCCCAAACGTCGGAAGGCTTGGGCTAATTCGCAACCAATGGGGCCACCACCAATTACTGCTAACTTTTCCGGTCTTTGAATTAAGGAAAAAACCGTCTCATTGGTGAGATATCCAGCTTGTTCAATGCCGATAATTGCTGGTTTTGTAGCCCTAGCACCAGTAGCAATCACCGCTTTTTTAAATTTAAGGGTTTTACCAGCTACTTCTACGGTGTTGCTGCTAGCAAATCTACCACTACCTAAAAATACATCAACTCCCAGGGATGCAAAGCGTTCCGCCGAATCATTGTGGCTAATTCCTGCCCTCACTCGTCGCATTCGTGCCATAACTGCGGGAAAATCAATATCAATCTGGCTGGGAATATTCACCCCCAAATTTTTCCCATTCCAGATTTCCCCCACCACCCGCGAAGACCGAATAATAGTTTTAGAAGGTACACAACCCACATTCAAGCAATCTCCACCCATGAGATGCTTTTCGATTAGCGCCACTTTTAAACCCAAACCCAGACCAGCCGCACCCGCCGCCACGACTAAGCCAGCAGTCCCCGCACCAATGACCACCAAGTCATAATTATCAGCCGGTTGGGGGTTCACCCAATCGGGCGGATGCACATAAGCCACCAATTTCTGATTATACTCATCCACTGGGCGGACGATGACTCTATCTAATTCTGAATTGGACATTGGGTGTAACCTCTCTCAGCAATGGGAATTATTCTATTGTAAGCAAGCTACAAAATTCGCAATTCAAAATCAGGTCTGATGAAAAGTGATGATAAAAGCAAGATCAGGAATCTTTTGCCTTTTGGCTGTTGTATGACATTATCCTTAACTACTTAAAGTAACGCTGAAAACTGAGGTAATTTAATGATTCCCAAAGAGCAGACTAGATTCAATAGGAAACATAGACTATTACTTATAGGTTTGACAATAGCCATTTTGATAATTGTGGCACGACAATTTAATATTCAGGCACTTTTACAAACATTAATATTATGGGTGCAAAGCCTGGGATTTTTTGGGCCGATCGCCTACATGATTATTTACAATCTGGCGACATTATTATTTATTCCCGGCTCTATATTGACCTTAAAAAGTGGTTGTTTATTTGGTGTATTTTGGGGTTCAGTTTATGTACTAATAGCAGCAACTGTGGGCGCAATATTAGCTTTCTTTATCGGACGCTATCTGTCACGGGATTGGGTTGTGCGGCAGATAGATAAGTATCCAAAGTTTAAAATGATTGATCAGTCTGTGGCAAAGGAAGGATGGAAAATCGTGCTTTTAACTCGACTTTCGCCGGTTTTTCCTTTTAATTTATTAAACTATGCTTTTGGTGTCACCTGTATATCTTTAAAAGACTATATATTAGGTTCTTTGGGCATTATCCCTGGGACTATAATGTATGTTTATATTGGTTCTTTAGCAGGGGATTTGGCTCTGGCGGGTACGAATCATCAACCAGTTACGCCGGAAACACAAATTTGGCAGTGGATAATGCAAGGATTGGGATTGATGGCAACTGTGGGTGTGACTGTATATATCACTAAAATTGCTCAAAAAGCTTTATCTCAAAAGGTGGTAACAGAGGGAATTATCAAGAGTCAGGATGCGGAATGAATCAATTCAAAATTTAAAATACTCAATAGTGAATGTTAACGACCACTGACAAAATTAAGCATCCCTTTTTAGGTGTAAATCATGAAGAAAAGGTATTCTGGGAACAGACTCTACTTTTACAGTTGTCTCTATCCTTAGAAATACCGAAAGAGGTTGCATCGGATGAATCGCATTCTCATAGCTGAAGATGAACCCCGCATAGCGGCTTTTATTGAGAAGGGACTGCGTTCTCAAGGTTTTACAACGGCTGTGGCTACTGATGCCTACTCGGCGACTAACATGGCATTAAGTAGCGGTTTTGATTTGATGATTTTGGATTTAGGGCTTCCTGGTAAAGATGGCTTGGATGTGTTAGAAGAATTACGGGGACAAGGGGAAAATATCCCAGTGATTATTTTGACTGCTCGTGATGACATTCAAGATAAGGTTGCAGGGTTTGAAGCAGGAGCAGATGACTATTTAACCAAGCCGTTCCGATTTGAAGAATTGTTAGTACGGGTAAAAGCTAGGCTGCGTCAGAGTGGTGGTAGCCAGGCAATGGAAGAGACGGTAATTAAGTCGGGAAATATAGTTTTAGATTTGCGATCGCGCAAGGTTAAAATCGGTCAAGACACGATAGAACTCCCAGCCAGGGAATTTACTCTCGCAGAAACTTTCTTTCGCCATCCTGGGCAAGTTTTGAGTCGTGAGCAATTATTAGATAGGGTATGGGGTTACGACTATGACCCAGGCTCGAATATTGTTGATGTTTACGTTGGTTATTTACGCAAAAAATTAGGTAATGACTTAATTGAAACTGTCCGAGGCATGGGTTATCGTCTGCGAACATGAGAATCTTCTCATCAAAACTTCATGATTCTTTCATCGGAGAGTTAGAAACTAATCAACATAGGTTTCGATTACAGCCTTTCTTCTTTACCGACAGAAGATAAATACTGTCGCAAGATGCTTGTGTTCCCTATGTGACCGGAATTTTGGATGCAGGGTTTTGGATTTTGGATGTTAGATCCAAAGTTCAAAACTTTAGCAGTTATCATACATAAAAATTTATAGTTATATGGGGCAACAAGCCAAGAAAGAGAAATCTCAAGTTATTCTATTTCATCCCGATACTCAGAAATCAGTGAAGAACCAGCAAAATACCATAGCTGGAACATTTCTCAAGCATCGTCGAGGCTTCTTTTGGTCTACGCGTACAAGGATTTTATCCTGGTATGGGATAATTTTATTTTTTATTTTTCTGGTTTTTATTCCGACGATTCGTCAGGCTTTGTATGCACGAGTTAATCAACGTGTAAATGAGGAAGCAATAGAAAAGATAGAAATATTTGAGCAACTACTTGGCACAAGTAACATTCCTAAGCATCAATTAGATGAAGAAAGTATTGAAGCTATTGATAAACTTAAACAAACTGATAACCGTCTACTAAAGCCACCAACTACGAAGCAACAGCTAAGAGAGTTTTTTGATGCTTTCTTAGGTAATCAACTGCCAGAAGATGATACTTTTTTGATTGCCCTGATGGACGAAAAATTTTATAAATCAAGTCCCAGAGCTAGACCAAAAGAAATGGATAGAGATGCAAAACTTATTCGAGATTGGGCCAAATTAACACAACCAAAGCAAGAAGAAGTTGTAATACCTAATAGTCAGGTTGATAGCATCGTTTATCTAGCTCGACCTGTGGAAATTCAGGGCGAAATCATGGGAGTTATAGTCATTGCTCACACCACTGCTGGGGAACGTGGAGAAGTTTTGGAAACTTTAGCCGTGATTGTTCAGGTGAGTACATTTGTTTTAATATTTGCTTTAGTTTTGGCTTGGCTTGCTTCGGGAAAAATTTTGGCTCCTTTGCGCTTACTAACTCAAACGGCTCGTAAAATTAGTGAGACTGATTTAAATCAACGCATCACTATAGATGGTAATGGAGAACTAGCAGAATTAGGCACTACTTTTAATGACATGATGGATAGATTACAAAATGCGTTTATCAGTCAACGCAACTTTATTAATGATGCTGGACACGAACTGCGAACACCTATTACCATTATTCGTGGTCATTTAGAATTGATGGGTAATGACCCAAAAGAAATACAAGAAACTCTGACTATAGTGATAGATGAGTTAGAACGAATGAACCGTTTTGTCAATGATTTGATGTTACTAGCAAAGGCGGAGCGTCCAGATTTTCTGCTGCTAGAAACATTTGATGTTTGCACTTTCACCGAGGAATTATTTGCTAAAGTCAAAGGTCTTGGCGATCGCGTCTGGCAACTAGAAGCGGTTGCTAGAGGTAAAATTGTTGGCGATCGTCAACGTCTAACTCAGGCTGTGATGAATTTGGCTCAAAATGCCACTCAACATACAAACAACACCGATACAATTGCTCTGGGTTCAATGATTCACAGAGATAAAATCAGCTTTTGGGTACGTGACACAGGTACAGGTATTGCATCAGCTGACCAATACAGAATTTTCCAACGTTTTGCTCGTGCGACAAACAGTCGCCGTCTTTCTGAAGGTGCTGGACTAGGTTTATCTATTGTCCAAGCCATTGCAGAAGCCCACAAAGGACGAGTTACCTTACAAAGTGAACTAGGGGAAGGATCTGTATTCACGATTATCCTACCTTTGGAACCACCCCAAGAAGCAACATTCATTCAAAACTAATTATGTAAATAGGTGAAAAGTATACCAATTGCATCAATCTTGTTTGTGGTTAGTGGTGCATATCTAATAGCATTGTTATTGGCTTGTTATCATCCCCCCAATCAGAAACAAAGTGTCATAGTTCCCCCCTCCGTTAAAGCAGCTTTCCAAGCTAAATATCCTGATATTCCTCATACCTGGCAAAGACATGATTACGGTTATGAGGCAGTTTTTACTCAAAATAATATTCAATATGAGGCGGAATTTTCAGATAGCGGGGAATGGCTAGAGACTGAATACTATGTGACAGAAAAAGATTTCCCTCCTATTGTATTAAAACGTATCAATCAAGAACGTCCTGGATATATCATCACAAAATATGAAATTGAAATTACGCCTAATGGTATGTTTTATGAGGTAGATATTACTGACGGAGAACTTGAGGAAGAATTATATCTTGATAGTCAGGGGAACCTGCAAACTGATTTATATGAGGATTAATGGGAGTGATGAGTGATCTATCTCGACTCCCCGGACTTCTTCTACTTACCGATACTTATACCAAATTAATATGAAGCTGTATAGAATAGTTGAACGCAGATGCACGCAGCGAAAAGTTCTGTAGGAGGGTTTCCCTCCGTAGGAACGCCACTTTGCACAACGGGGGGAACCCCCGCAAGCAAGTGGCTCAACTTTTCAAGACAGATAAACGCGGATAAATCAACAGATTTTCTATTATGTGCAACCTCATATAAAATTGCTATTAGAAGGTAAAAGTTGTTCGAACTGTGCCAATATAAATTTTGTCGTTATTATTATTATGCTCTGGGTTGGTGATCAGAAATAACCCCGGAGTTATCGCCAGATTATCTGTAATTTGCAGGTGATAAAAAGCTTCTAAATGTAAAGATGTATCCTGATCTTCAAAGGCATCACCAAAACTATTATGAGTTATTTTAGGCGGTTGACCTACCACAAAGCCCGCAAAGCTATTTTCTTTACCAATATCGTTGAGAGTTAGTAGTAACGCCCATGTGGAAATAGTAGCATTTGGAGTTGCGGGTAAGTCTTCTGCTGTTGCATGAATTAAACCAACTCGTCCACCGAGAGTAATAGTTGGGTTAATTTGCCAAGAAGCTTCTGCACCAAAGGAATTAGCTGTAATTGCATCTGCTTGATTATTAAAGGGGTTGTTGGTTAATTCGCTGCCAGTGCCGGTATTTACATTATTGTAAGAGTGGATATAGGTGACGCTAAGTGCTGTATTTTTGGTGGGTTCAAGGGTGAATTGAGCGATCGCGCCATAGGGACTAGCAAAAATACCCTTCTCTGGATTAGCTGCATTGTTGGTGACGTATCCTAATGAAAAATTGAGAGAATCATTGAAATTATGAGAAATCCCGATACCTGCACCGCCACCTTGTCGGCGAATCGGATTTTCTCGCCCAAAT comes from the Nostoc sp. PCC 7120 = FACHB-418 genome and includes:
- a CDS encoding DUF760 domain-containing protein; translated protein: MSENSHRNPDDFANEAFNNNGLWEYVQSMSPQTVTQLSKPGSREVLQLIQRAVVATLGNLPHEQFNTNITTSREELSQLLGAAMVDGYFLRNVEQRLELEKSFFPLGDETPTHLYLTAETPVNDELQEQNQEN
- a CDS encoding TOBE domain-containing protein, which gives rise to MPRKEQGWITFQTSEEERKILEEVCQQSQRTKTEILRELVRGLNQPAPTAKSIPTKQALKIEPEVTEISELEVISTKRPFKVSSRNILKGVIKKVVVGSVNSEVTLEIVHRVELTSIITRMSAEELELTEGAEAYAVIKSNDIVIARD
- the modA gene encoding molybdate ABC transporter substrate-binding protein produces the protein MKRRDILAFVVTVLAGWVLAVGLPLFTPAPVVAQSNVNLLVSAAASLKDALEEIKPLYQQSKPNVNISYNFGASGALQQQIENGAPADIFISAAKRQVDTLEQKRLLVPGTRGVLAKNRLVLVVPKNATGVTSFFSLRNDQIKRIAIGEPRSVPAGQYAEQVLQQLKLLPSVKSKLVYANNVRQVLASVESGNADAGLVYATDAKISDKVKVVVAADEKYHSPIIYPLAVVKSSRNVNAAKDFTQYLTTSSQVKAVLRKYGFILP
- a CDS encoding class I SAM-dependent methyltransferase — its product is MTTRTLGITPNLYDYLLSVSLREPEILAQLRQETALQPMGRMQIAPEQGQFMALLVQLLGAKKTLEVGVFTGYSSLIVALALPAEGKLVACDINEEFTAIAQRYWQKAGVDHKIDLYLAPALETLDKLLVAGEAETFDFAFIDADKSNYDNYYERSLQLIRSGGVIAIDNVLWSGKVADPEIQDNRTQKIRAFNHKLLQDQRITLSLIPIGDGLTLVRKN
- a CDS encoding DUF433 domain-containing protein, with product MTELYGATDPRDIPSYSISDAARYLRIPAGTIRSWTVGRHYPISNGSNFFRPLIQICNLKPRLLSFTNLVEVHVLRAIRKHHQIDLGKVRDALDFIDEQFQISHPLARERFLTDGVDLFIERYGSLINASKSVKTELKDAFNAHLERIEPDDTGLAIKLYPFTRSHEEDNPRFVVVDPRIAFGRLVIVGTGISTRVLAERYQAGESIDELAYDYDCDRLMIEEAIRCELPTAA
- a CDS encoding SDR family oxidoreductase; the encoded protein is MAEKQTLQPPQQQQPPGTESKMQPKPQADDAQYRGSGKLKDKVALITGGDSGIGRAVAIAYAKEGADVAFVYLSEHDDAEETKNLVEEQGRRAVSIAGDITDEAFCQRAIQQTVDEFGKLDILINNAAEQHPQESIEDITKEQLERTFRTNIFSMFYLTKAAIKHLKKGSAIINTTSVTAYKGSPQLLDYSSTKGAIVAFTRSLSQNLISKGIRVNAVAPGPIWTPLIPSTFPAEKVETFGKQVPMQRAGQPEEVAPSYVFLASDDSSYMSGQVLHPNGGEVVNG
- the mgtE gene encoding magnesium transporter; protein product: MTETNNLNSTLQDVSRRELRDLVRTQMRMLLEAGDLQGAKAILVPVQPADIAEAIEGLPETMHALAFRLLSKDEAIEVYEYLDYSVQERLIEELKSQEVRDIVDQMSSDDRARLFDELPAKVVNHLLEQLSPTERQATALMLGYEADTAGRIMTLEFIALKENMTIGQALERIRSLANASEMIYYLYVTDQARRLTGIVSLRELVTSQPEQTIGEVMTRDVIFVNTDTHQEEVARLIQRYDFLAVPVVDRQQLLVGIVTVDDVIDILEEETTKDIYALGGGVQSSGDNYFQMDLWEVARKRVLWLFVLLITNTVTGTIIKSQEDILTKVVTLTAFIPLLTGTGGNVGAQSSTVVIRGMNTDEIRSLGPLQVIGREAIAGALLGGMLGSIATIWAYFLQGRIEVAIAVGASLIAISVLASISGSALPFLFRYLRLDPALMSAPFITTAVDVLGVLIYFNLARVILRL